A stretch of Cellulosilyticum sp. I15G10I2 DNA encodes these proteins:
- the rbr gene encoding rubrerythrin, translated as MSNLKGTKTEANLMAAFAGESQARNKYTYFASKAKKEGFEQIAKLFEETANNEKEHAKIWYKLLHDGIGSTAENLEAAAAGEHYEWTDMYATFAKEAKEEGFTKIAYLFEAVAKIEKEHEERYLNLLKNVNEDKVFVKDEKVVWQCRNCGYVHTGDKAAEKCPVCDHPKAYFEMMVKNY; from the coding sequence ATGAGTAATTTAAAAGGTACAAAAACAGAAGCAAACTTAATGGCGGCATTTGCAGGAGAATCACAAGCAAGAAATAAATATACATATTTTGCTTCAAAGGCTAAAAAAGAAGGTTTTGAACAAATAGCAAAACTTTTTGAAGAAACAGCTAATAATGAAAAAGAGCACGCTAAAATTTGGTATAAACTTTTACATGATGGTATTGGATCAACTGCTGAGAACTTAGAAGCTGCTGCTGCCGGTGAACATTATGAGTGGACTGATATGTATGCAACTTTTGCAAAAGAAGCTAAGGAAGAGGGATTTACTAAAATTGCTTATCTTTTTGAAGCTGTTGCAAAAATAGAAAAAGAGCATGAAGAAAGATATTTAAATCTTCTTAAAAATGTAAATGAAGATAAAGTCTTTGTAAAAGATGAAAAAGTTGTGTGGCAGTGCAGAAATTGTGGATATGTTCATACAGGTGATAAAGCGGCTGAAAAATGTCCAGTATGTGATCACCCTAAAGCATATTTTGAAATGATGGTAAAGAATTACTAA
- a CDS encoding desulfoferrodoxin family protein, which translates to MCDQQKFFICNHCKNLVGMIKDAGVSMVCCGEKMQELTANTVEASTEKHIPVVTVQDNTVTVEIGSVAHPMLEEHHIAWVYLQTEKGGQRKALAIGENPRVTFQLSDDKPVTAFAYCNLHGLWKSDIF; encoded by the coding sequence ATGTGTGACCAACAAAAATTTTTTATCTGTAATCATTGTAAGAATCTAGTAGGTATGATCAAAGATGCAGGCGTAAGTATGGTCTGTTGTGGAGAGAAAATGCAAGAGCTTACAGCTAATACAGTGGAAGCATCAACTGAAAAACATATTCCAGTTGTAACTGTACAAGACAATACGGTAACTGTTGAAATTGGCAGTGTAGCACATCCTATGCTAGAAGAGCATCATATTGCTTGGGTTTATCTTCAAACTGAAAAAGGTGGGCAGCGTAAAGCGCTGGCCATAGGAGAAAATCCTCGCGTAACATTTCAACTTTCTGATGATAAGCCCGTAACAGCTTTTGCATATTGCAATTTGCATGGGTTATGGAAATCAGATATTTTCTAA
- a CDS encoding FeoA family protein, with product MNNYHVPLNSVHPGEKCKVTKLIANGLIRRRMLDLGIIHDTIIEPLQKSPSGDPIAYLIRGAVIALRAEVASMILVKTLEK from the coding sequence ATGAATAACTATCATGTACCACTCAATTCTGTACATCCAGGAGAAAAATGCAAAGTTACAAAACTTATTGCCAATGGGCTTATAAGAAGGAGAATGTTAGATTTAGGTATCATTCATGATACTATAATAGAGCCATTACAAAAAAGCCCATCTGGTGATCCGATCGCTTATCTTATTAGAGGTGCTGTTATTGCTCTGCGTGCTGAGGTAGCCTCAATGATCTTAGTAAAAACACTTGAAAAATAG
- a CDS encoding DUF1576 domain-containing protein: MILANNIQEKEIRKEHVLSILLVFPITFLLFGLLNTIYLKEDGILLIHGLRNIMTSPTILITDFLEIGGIGASFINSALIGFINLFLLKHYKMKINGLLIAAFMTVLGFSFFGKNIFNILPIYLGGYLYAFHQKISMKDILLAIMFSTSMAPIVSEISFAPIFLKPYGLILGISVGVLIGFIIVPLSSHMLRFHDGFNLYNIGFTSGIVGTVFTSILRSFKKEIMPVSILYLEYNAYIIGVLTVLFIYLIIAGRIINKEVLSKYKDIFKYRGRIVTDFTQQLGYGVTFVNMGAMGLLSLLYVIVVGGIVNGPVLAGIFTVVGFAAFGKHPKNCFPIVFGVVIAAILMGHELSATGIIISVLFSTTIAPIAGTYGVKIGILAGMLHLALVTNIGVVHGGINLYNNGFSGGLVAGFLIPIIDAFKKGEM; encoded by the coding sequence TTGATATTAGCGAATAATATACAAGAAAAAGAAATTAGAAAAGAACATGTCTTATCTATTTTATTAGTGTTTCCTATTACCTTCTTATTATTTGGATTATTAAATACTATCTATTTAAAAGAAGATGGGATTTTGCTAATACATGGTTTGAGGAACATTATGACCTCTCCTACCATTTTAATTACAGACTTTTTAGAAATCGGTGGGATCGGTGCATCTTTTATTAACTCAGCGTTAATTGGTTTTATTAATTTATTTCTACTTAAACACTACAAGATGAAAATAAATGGCCTTTTGATAGCAGCTTTTATGACGGTACTCGGTTTTTCGTTTTTTGGTAAGAATATTTTCAACATTTTACCAATCTACTTAGGTGGCTATTTATATGCCTTCCATCAAAAAATTTCAATGAAAGATATTCTTTTAGCGATTATGTTTAGTACTTCGATGGCGCCTATTGTCAGTGAGATAAGTTTTGCGCCGATTTTTCTAAAACCTTACGGTTTAATTTTAGGTATATCAGTAGGGGTTTTAATAGGATTTATTATCGTGCCCCTGTCTTCTCATATGTTAAGGTTTCATGATGGATTTAATCTTTATAATATCGGATTTACATCTGGTATTGTAGGGACTGTTTTTACAAGTATTCTTAGAAGCTTTAAAAAAGAAATTATGCCGGTCAGTATTTTGTACTTAGAGTACAACGCCTATATTATAGGGGTGTTGACAGTGCTATTTATTTATTTAATTATTGCAGGTAGAATTATCAATAAAGAAGTTTTGAGTAAATACAAAGATATTTTTAAATATAGAGGGCGGATTGTAACTGATTTCACGCAACAGTTAGGATACGGCGTAACGTTTGTTAATATGGGGGCGATGGGCCTTCTATCTTTATTGTATGTGATTGTTGTTGGGGGCATTGTAAATGGACCAGTACTTGCAGGGATTTTTACTGTAGTAGGATTTGCAGCCTTTGGCAAACATCCAAAGAACTGTTTTCCAATTGTATTTGGGGTTGTTATAGCGGCTATATTAATGGGACATGAATTATCAGCGACTGGCATTATTATATCGGTATTGTTTTCAACTACTATTGCTCCAATAGCTGGAACATATGGTGTTAAAATAGGTATATTAGCTGGAATGCTTCACTTAGCATTAGTTACCAATATTGGAGTCGTACATGGAGGCATTAATCTTTATAATAACGGCTTTTCAGGAGGCTTGGTAGCAGGCTTTTTAATACCTATTATTGATGCGTTTAAAAAGGGAGAGATGTAG
- a CDS encoding DUF4870 domain-containing protein encodes MSEQENKSNQTEVIQDIFEVEDIEKNKVIAGLAYFIFFLPLIVCPDSAFGKFHANQGLLLFIVSIAGNIIFTLIPFVGWIILPFFGIFIMVLVIMGLINGLQGKAKELPIIGKYRIIK; translated from the coding sequence ATGAGTGAGCAAGAAAATAAATCAAATCAAACGGAAGTAATACAGGATATATTTGAAGTAGAGGATATTGAAAAAAATAAAGTAATTGCCGGATTAGCCTATTTTATATTCTTCTTACCACTTATAGTATGTCCAGATTCAGCTTTTGGCAAGTTTCATGCGAACCAAGGACTCTTATTATTTATAGTTAGCATAGCAGGCAATATAATTTTTACACTTATTCCATTTGTTGGGTGGATTATACTGCCTTTTTTTGGAATTTTTATAATGGTTTTAGTGATTATGGGACTTATAAATGGTTTGCAGGGGAAGGCAAAAGAATTGCCGATCATTGGTAAATACCGTATTATAAAATAA
- a CDS encoding YddF family protein has product MKEDIKLPVVLFNGTVATTNGIYSIKDIDVTSARNYIDQLGFISAIGHEATAEIMSELIGQEVPMNRIQFYQQVGQLAIVFKLKERPPEGVVLEKEEIKHIGYCLKVMERLQ; this is encoded by the coding sequence TTGAAAGAAGACATAAAATTACCTGTTGTATTATTTAATGGAACAGTTGCAACGACCAATGGTATTTACTCAATAAAAGACATAGACGTGACGAGCGCTAGGAACTATATAGACCAGTTAGGGTTTATTTCAGCTATTGGACATGAAGCAACAGCAGAGATTATGTCAGAGCTCATAGGACAAGAAGTCCCCATGAATAGAATTCAATTTTATCAGCAAGTAGGGCAATTAGCTATTGTTTTTAAGCTTAAAGAAAGACCGCCGGAAGGCGTTGTACTAGAAAAAGAAGAAATTAAACATATTGGCTATTGTTTAAAGGTGATGGAGCGACTACAATGA
- a CDS encoding bacteriohemerythrin, with amino-acid sequence MLVWKDEYAIGVDIIDAQHKHLFEIGNDAYRLLRDDFCTDKYDGVIRIIQDLSEYTKFHFKTEEEYMLSIKYNRYFSQKVEHDDFIQKIEEINFDEIDEDPKKYIEDILAFVFEWVLEHILQKDKLIKSESI; translated from the coding sequence ATGTTAGTATGGAAAGATGAATATGCAATTGGTGTAGATATAATTGATGCACAACACAAGCATCTCTTTGAAATAGGGAATGATGCCTATCGTTTATTGCGAGATGATTTTTGCACAGACAAGTACGATGGGGTTATTCGTATTATTCAGGACTTGAGTGAGTATACAAAATTTCATTTTAAGACAGAAGAGGAATATATGCTTAGTATTAAGTATAATAGATATTTCAGTCAGAAAGTAGAACATGATGATTTTATACAAAAAATCGAGGAAATAAATTTTGATGAAATAGATGAGGATCCTAAAAAATACATAGAAGATATTTTAGCATTTGTTTTTGAATGGGTACTCGAGCATATACTGCAAAAAGACAAGCTCATCAAATCAGAATCTATTTAG
- a CDS encoding site-2 protease family protein → MDFIKELIYTIPAILIAISMHEFAHGYMSYRLGDPTPKYHGRLSLNPLQHLDPMGTLCLLIFHFGWAKPVRVNPHYYQNKKRGMVMVAMAGPIMNFGIAFIATIAMGIILKVTGGQAGLSIQYIFRFFSYLTIINIGLGVFNLIPVPPLDGSKVLGAILPEDKYFKYMQYERYGHIILIILIMFNLLDLPLRMMRSGLNSWMWAIVQLIFQLS, encoded by the coding sequence ATGGATTTTATTAAAGAGTTAATTTATACTATACCAGCAATACTAATCGCCATATCTATGCATGAATTTGCGCATGGCTATATGTCATATCGATTGGGAGACCCCACGCCCAAGTACCACGGAAGGCTTTCACTTAACCCTTTGCAGCATTTAGATCCTATGGGAACACTTTGTCTTTTAATCTTTCATTTTGGTTGGGCCAAACCCGTCAGGGTCAATCCGCATTATTATCAAAATAAAAAAAGAGGAATGGTTATGGTGGCAATGGCAGGCCCCATTATGAATTTTGGCATTGCATTTATCGCTACTATTGCTATGGGAATCATTTTAAAAGTGACAGGGGGGCAAGCCGGCTTAAGTATACAGTATATATTTCGATTTTTCAGCTATTTAACAATAATTAATATTGGATTGGGCGTTTTTAACTTAATACCGGTACCACCATTAGATGGGTCCAAGGTATTAGGTGCTATTTTGCCAGAAGATAAATATTTTAAGTATATGCAATATGAAAGATATGGGCATATTATTTTAATTATTTTAATTATGTTTAATTTGTTAGACTTACCTTTGAGAATGATGAGAAGCGGCCTAAACAGCTGGATGTGGGCAATAGTTCAGCTTATTTTTCAGCTTAGTTAA
- a CDS encoding molybdopterin-binding protein, translating into MKLIHVKDAIGHILCHDITQIIKGVYKDVVFRKGHIIRKEDIPILLSVGKEHLYIWEKAENMLHENEAAEILCTICENEHMIRTEVKEGKIDLIAQTEGVLKIDVERLEAINSLGEMMIATRHNNFSVKKGDKLAGTRIIPLIIEKEKMEKAKAIGGESPLLAIKTYKPQKIGIVTTGSEVFYGRIKDSFGPVVIEKLMPFDVTLMGQKIVDDKPEAIEQAIMTFLESGATMVVCTGGMSVDPDDVTPLAIKNTGADIVSYGAPVLPGAMFLLAYYKGIIPILGLPGCVMYGKQTIFDLVLPRMMADEKITAKDLAKMGHGGLCLSCEICTYPHCGFGKGM; encoded by the coding sequence TTGAAACTAATTCATGTAAAAGATGCTATTGGCCATATTCTCTGCCATGATATTACACAGATCATTAAAGGCGTGTACAAAGATGTTGTATTTAGAAAAGGCCACATCATAAGAAAAGAAGATATCCCCATTTTATTATCAGTGGGCAAGGAGCATCTGTATATTTGGGAGAAAGCTGAAAATATGCTGCATGAAAATGAGGCAGCAGAAATATTATGCACTATATGCGAAAATGAGCATATGATAAGAACTGAAGTTAAAGAAGGTAAGATTGATCTTATAGCACAAACAGAGGGCGTGCTAAAAATAGATGTAGAGCGACTAGAGGCAATTAATTCACTAGGAGAGATGATGATTGCTACCAGACATAATAATTTCTCAGTAAAAAAGGGTGATAAATTGGCAGGGACAAGAATTATCCCTCTTATTATAGAAAAGGAAAAGATGGAAAAAGCAAAAGCGATAGGAGGAGAAAGCCCGCTGCTAGCTATTAAGACTTATAAACCCCAAAAGATTGGCATTGTAACTACTGGAAGTGAGGTTTTTTATGGCAGAATTAAAGATAGTTTTGGACCTGTTGTTATTGAAAAGTTAATGCCATTTGATGTAACCCTAATGGGGCAAAAAATAGTTGATGATAAGCCGGAGGCTATTGAACAAGCAATTATGACATTTCTAGAGTCTGGGGCAACGATGGTAGTTTGTACTGGAGGCATGAGTGTAGATCCAGATGATGTAACACCACTTGCGATTAAAAATACTGGAGCCGATATTGTATCTTATGGTGCGCCTGTATTACCAGGTGCAATGTTCTTACTTGCCTATTATAAGGGTATTATTCCTATTTTAGGATTGCCCGGCTGCGTTATGTATGGTAAGCAGACAATTTTTGATTTAGTATTACCTAGAATGATGGCAGATGAAAAAATAACAGCTAAAGATTTAGCAAAAATGGGTCATGGTGGTTTGTGTTTATCTTGTGAAATATGTACCTATCCACATTGTGGATTTGGAAAAGGCATGTAA
- a CDS encoding tRNA 2-thiocytidine biosynthesis TtcA family protein, translating to MKKYQEIERSIIKKYRKNIWSKFITGINEYQLVKEGDKIAVCISGGKDSMLLAKCMQELQKHGKVKFDLEFVVMDPGYNPYNREVIINNAEYLNIPIKVFETQIFDIVASVDESPCYLCARMRRGYLYKYAQDLGCNKIALGHHFDDVIETVLMSMLYAGEIKTMMPKLHSTNYAGMELIRPMYLIKEEDILAWKRTHELQFIQCACRFTENCVLGDNGGGSKRQEMKVLIKKFRQTNPHIEMNIFRSIHNVNLNTVIGYRKDGKMHHFLDEYER from the coding sequence ATGAAAAAATATCAAGAGATTGAAAGAAGTATTATTAAAAAATATCGTAAAAATATATGGTCAAAGTTCATTACAGGGATTAACGAGTATCAGCTTGTTAAAGAAGGCGATAAAATTGCTGTTTGTATCTCAGGAGGCAAGGACTCCATGCTGCTTGCAAAATGTATGCAAGAACTTCAAAAGCATGGTAAGGTGAAGTTTGATTTAGAATTTGTTGTAATGGATCCGGGGTACAACCCTTATAATAGAGAAGTTATTATTAATAATGCAGAATATTTAAATATTCCTATTAAAGTGTTTGAAACACAGATATTTGATATTGTAGCAAGTGTAGATGAATCGCCTTGTTATTTATGTGCAAGAATGCGACGTGGGTACCTCTATAAATATGCACAAGACCTAGGATGTAATAAAATAGCTTTAGGGCACCACTTTGATGATGTAATCGAAACGGTTCTAATGAGCATGCTTTATGCAGGGGAAATAAAAACAATGATGCCTAAACTTCACAGTACAAATTATGCAGGGATGGAACTTATAAGACCGATGTATCTGATTAAAGAAGAAGATATTTTAGCTTGGAAAAGAACACATGAACTGCAGTTTATCCAATGTGCCTGCCGTTTTACGGAGAACTGTGTCCTTGGTGATAATGGCGGAGGATCTAAACGTCAGGAGATGAAAGTATTAATTAAGAAGTTTAGGCAAACGAATCCACATATAGAAATGAATATTTTTAGAAGTATTCACAATGTTAATTTAAATACAGTTATTGGCTATCGTAAGGATGGGAAGATGCATCATTTTTTAGATGAATATGAACGGTAA
- a CDS encoding cysteine desulfurase family protein — protein MIYLDYAATTPVNKEVLQTFCDISTRYMANPNASHQLGLEAKARLDLSTENIAELLGIKTTEIIYTSGASEANNLAVKGIANQYKKYGKHIITTYLEHSSVTGAIKALQNIGYEVDFVDVLENGLVDLEHLKELLRSDTILVSVCYVDSEMGIKQHIDEIGNLLEAYPHCFFHVDATQAIGKIPVSLNTIDLMTFAPHKFYGLNGCGILIKKEQVIIEPLIHGGKSTTQFRSGTPMLALAAATEHALKLALLNQQTSYAYVEELNQKLKVGLSAFAKVKINSTKECIPFILNVSIPGIKAEIFQKALEKHAIYISTKSACCPVNTASKAVYAVTKDKKLALATLRISLSQLTTPEECEIFLQGFSECYKNLVK, from the coding sequence ATGATTTATTTAGATTATGCGGCAACCACACCAGTTAATAAAGAAGTTTTACAAACCTTTTGCGATATTTCAACACGTTATATGGCTAATCCTAATGCATCGCATCAACTGGGACTCGAGGCTAAAGCGCGCCTTGACTTATCAACAGAAAATATTGCCGAGTTATTAGGTATTAAAACGACTGAAATTATTTATACATCAGGAGCAAGTGAAGCGAACAATTTAGCCGTAAAAGGCATCGCAAATCAGTATAAAAAATATGGTAAACATATAATTACCACTTATTTAGAACATTCATCTGTTACAGGCGCTATAAAAGCGTTGCAAAATATTGGATATGAAGTGGATTTCGTAGATGTTTTAGAGAATGGACTTGTAGATTTAGAGCATTTAAAAGAGTTATTAAGATCAGATACGATCTTAGTCTCCGTTTGTTATGTGGATAGTGAAATGGGTATTAAGCAGCATATAGATGAAATAGGTAATCTGCTCGAGGCATATCCGCATTGCTTTTTCCATGTTGATGCGACACAAGCAATAGGGAAAATTCCCGTATCATTAAATACAATTGACTTGATGACATTTGCCCCACATAAATTTTATGGGTTAAATGGATGTGGGATTCTAATTAAAAAAGAGCAGGTGATAATAGAACCGCTTATTCATGGTGGAAAAAGCACAACCCAATTTCGAAGTGGCACACCGATGCTAGCTTTAGCTGCAGCGACTGAGCACGCCCTAAAGCTAGCACTGTTAAATCAGCAGACAAGCTACGCGTATGTAGAGGAATTAAATCAGAAATTAAAAGTAGGGCTTAGCGCTTTTGCAAAAGTTAAGATTAATAGCACCAAGGAATGTATCCCCTTTATTTTGAATGTAAGTATTCCGGGCATTAAAGCCGAAATATTTCAGAAGGCTCTAGAAAAACATGCTATTTATATTTCTACAAAATCCGCATGTTGCCCAGTGAATACGGCATCAAAAGCAGTTTATGCGGTTACTAAAGATAAGAAGTTAGCATTAGCAACGCTAAGAATCAGCTTAAGTCAGCTCACAACACCAGAAGAATGCGAAATTTTTTTACAGGGTTTTAGTGAGTGTTATAAAAATTTAGTGAAATAG
- a CDS encoding ABC transporter substrate binding protein — protein MRKYMSIKKSVLIILCFYAFVAINIFADSTYEAEEQKNVLFISSYTENFMTVPDQIQGIKFIFEPYPINLDIEYMDSKRIDTKEHKQLFYQMLKNKLNNLTPYDAVIVGDDNALQFAMDYQQSLFKDLPIVFFCINDFDRARVAAKSNHITGLVEAVSLKETIEIAQKFNPLAKKVVAIIDNTLTGKGDKEQFYNTKDHFKTLTFEDLNVSNYTFKEFEMILQEIEEDTILLYLSMFQDKTEKAISIDEAVEILKSNTKVPVYRASIGGVGTGLLGGKMISYFEQGKSAAQIIIDVFDGVPIESIEVVLESPNKYIFDYDIIKKYNINEQLIPDDAVLINRKPTFFQQYKTMLIIMFLIITFFVLVIFFIIRDNIRRRAIERALQESHEELTTLYEELTATEEELRSQYNEIQRYTEKLENLQQKYEIAIKGTNSAVWEMNLENKKLYFSKEVSNILNRSIQENEDVNLVLEQFLLPEDRALLVKNYTEVINGTKQEIYTQVRIKDQEGNLKWLLVSGKHLTNLGGRLKFINGIVLDITKFKEQEAYIEHLAFHDSLTHLPNRIYFMNKLKEELEQAKKGAVLLLDLDNFKEINDILGHTYGDMVLQEVAKRLNNCVDQKMFISRFGGDEFLILIYDEGDSKITDHYINKIRHALKTALAIKEEEIHIHYSMGITRYPHDSNEANQLIMNADTAMYKVKNLGKNNHMFFDHKMTENLREKAYISAILRKALREEGFILMYQPQVCVETGEVVGFEALLRLKDHSIGPNLFIPIAEEAGLIIEIGRWVTKEAIRQIACWRERGFGLKPVAINFSTKQLRDDKYLDFLEKMLNDNKVDPKYLEIEITESILLERKEDTTSFLNELKLKGVKIALDDFGTGYSSLSYLTFMPVDKIKLDKSLSDRFLEMENIKVMDSIISLVHSLKLQVTAEGIEEVEQYRRLKIGGCDYIQGYLFSKPLKVEEIEKVYNYNYVETIK, from the coding sequence ATGAGAAAGTACATGTCTATTAAAAAGAGCGTATTAATTATTCTATGTTTTTATGCGTTTGTAGCTATAAATATTTTTGCGGATTCGACCTATGAGGCAGAAGAGCAAAAAAATGTTCTGTTTATAAGCTCATATACTGAGAACTTTATGACAGTACCAGATCAAATACAGGGTATAAAGTTTATTTTCGAGCCATATCCTATTAATCTTGATATCGAATATATGGACAGTAAGCGGATAGATACAAAAGAGCATAAGCAGTTATTTTATCAGATGCTTAAAAATAAGTTAAATAATCTTACACCCTATGACGCAGTCATTGTAGGGGACGATAATGCTTTACAGTTTGCTATGGATTATCAACAATCACTTTTTAAAGATTTACCTATTGTATTTTTTTGTATAAATGATTTTGACCGCGCTAGAGTAGCAGCCAAGAGCAATCATATTACAGGACTAGTTGAGGCTGTTTCTTTAAAAGAGACGATAGAAATTGCTCAGAAATTTAATCCTTTGGCTAAAAAGGTCGTTGCTATTATAGATAATACCTTGACTGGAAAAGGGGACAAGGAACAGTTTTATAACACAAAGGATCATTTTAAGACATTAACTTTTGAAGATCTTAATGTATCAAACTATACATTTAAAGAATTTGAAATGATATTACAGGAGATAGAAGAAGATACTATTTTACTTTATTTAAGCATGTTTCAAGACAAAACAGAAAAGGCTATATCTATTGATGAAGCTGTAGAAATATTAAAAAGTAATACGAAAGTTCCAGTTTATCGTGCTTCGATAGGGGGAGTCGGGACAGGTTTACTTGGCGGAAAAATGATATCTTATTTTGAACAGGGAAAATCAGCAGCTCAGATTATTATAGATGTTTTTGATGGAGTACCTATAGAATCAATAGAGGTAGTCTTAGAAAGCCCGAATAAGTATATTTTTGATTATGATATTATTAAAAAATATAATATTAATGAACAGCTTATTCCAGATGATGCTGTACTTATTAACCGAAAGCCAACATTTTTTCAGCAGTATAAGACTATGCTGATTATCATGTTTCTTATTATCACATTTTTTGTACTAGTAATATTTTTTATCATCCGAGATAATATAAGAAGAAGAGCAATTGAAAGAGCGTTGCAAGAAAGCCATGAGGAACTAACTACTTTATATGAGGAACTTACGGCAACAGAGGAAGAATTAAGAAGTCAATATAATGAAATTCAACGCTATACAGAAAAGCTGGAGAATTTACAGCAGAAATATGAGATTGCTATTAAAGGAACTAATAGTGCTGTTTGGGAAATGAATTTAGAAAATAAAAAGTTGTATTTTTCCAAGGAGGTTTCTAATATTTTAAATCGTTCTATACAAGAAAATGAAGATGTTAATTTAGTTTTAGAACAATTTTTACTGCCAGAAGATAGAGCGCTTTTGGTTAAAAATTATACAGAAGTTATTAATGGGACTAAGCAAGAAATTTATACGCAAGTGCGTATAAAAGATCAAGAAGGCAATCTAAAGTGGCTGTTAGTAAGTGGTAAGCACCTTACGAATTTAGGAGGACGTTTAAAATTTATTAATGGTATAGTGCTTGATATTACAAAATTTAAAGAACAAGAAGCCTATATAGAGCACTTAGCTTTCCATGATTCTCTAACACATCTTCCTAATAGAATCTATTTTATGAATAAGCTAAAAGAAGAATTAGAACAAGCAAAAAAGGGCGCTGTATTGCTTTTGGATCTTGATAACTTCAAGGAAATTAACGATATTTTAGGACATACTTATGGGGATATGGTTTTACAGGAAGTAGCAAAAAGGCTTAATAATTGTGTAGATCAAAAAATGTTTATATCAAGATTTGGGGGAGATGAGTTTCTCATACTTATTTATGATGAAGGGGATTCTAAGATCACTGATCACTATATTAATAAGATACGCCACGCTCTAAAAACTGCACTTGCTATTAAGGAAGAAGAAATCCATATTCATTATAGTATGGGCATTACCCGCTATCCCCATGACAGCAATGAGGCAAATCAATTAATCATGAATGCTGATACTGCAATGTATAAGGTTAAAAATCTAGGCAAAAACAATCATATGTTCTTTGATCATAAAATGACTGAAAATCTAAGGGAAAAAGCGTATATTAGCGCAATTTTGAGAAAAGCATTAAGAGAAGAGGGGTTTATCTTGATGTATCAACCACAAGTTTGTGTTGAAACTGGAGAGGTTGTCGGATTTGAAGCACTCCTAAGGCTAAAAGATCATAGTATTGGGCCTAATTTGTTTATACCTATTGCTGAAGAAGCAGGACTTATTATTGAAATAGGCAGATGGGTAACAAAAGAGGCTATTCGCCAAATAGCATGCTGGAGAGAACGCGGCTTTGGCCTCAAACCCGTAGCAATCAATTTTTCTACTAAACAGTTAAGAGATGATAAGTACCTAGACTTTCTTGAAAAAATGCTTAATGATAATAAAGTAGACCCGAAATACTTAGAGATAGAAATAACAGAAAGCATATTATTAGAAAGAAAGGAAGATACGACTAGCTTCCTTAATGAACTAAAACTTAAAGGCGTTAAGATTGCTTTAGATGATTTTGGTACAGGCTATTCTTCACTGAGTTATTTAACCTTTATGCCAGTAGATAAAATTAAGCTGGATAAGTCCTTAAGTGATAGATTTTTAGAAATGGAAAACATAAAAGTAATGGATAGTATTATTTCTCTGGTACATAGCCTAAAGCTGCAGGTTACGGCAGAAGGAATAGAGGAAGTAGAACAATATAGAAGGCTTAAAATAGGAGGATGTGACTATATTCAAGGTTATCTTTTTAGCAAGCCTCTAAAAGTCGAAGAAATAGAAAAAGTTTATAATTATAATTATGTAGAAACTATCAAATAA